ACCGGCCGAGTCCTCAGCCAGCACGCCCGCCCAGGCGGCGACACCGACCGATGCCGCTGCCAGCATGCCCGCTGAGGGGGGGACACCGACCGACGCCGCCGCCAGCACGCCCGCCGAGGCGGCGACCCCGACCGATTCCGCCGCCAGCACTCCCGCCGAGGGGGGAACGCCCGACAAGGCCGCGGCGGGCTACAGTGACACTACGCCGGCCGAGCAGCCCGCCGCCGATGGCACTAAGACGGCGCCCGGGGAGGGGAAGGCGACGACGGTCGAGCAGAAGTTCATCgagaagatgaaccaagcgtacaAGAAGGCTGTGGAAGCGGCCAACGTGGCGGAGCAAGAGGACAAGTTTTCTGTTTTCGACGCCACCTTCAACAAGGAGATCAAGCAGTGCCTCGCCGGCATGAGCGCCAAATTCATGGCCATGATCGACCGCGCCTTCAAGATAGCGTACaactccgccgccggcgccgccacggCGAAGGAAAAGTTCGCCATGTTGTTTCTCACCCTCACAGAGGCCCTCCGCTTCATTTCCGCCACCCTGGACGCCCACGCCATCAAGCCGGCCATGGAGGAGGTGGTTGCCGGAGGCGTGAAGGCCGCATCCGGCGCGACGCAGGTCATCAAGAAGCTCGACACGGTCATCAAGGCAGCCTCCGCTGCTGCCAAAGAAGCTCCGAAAGCCGACAGGATCCTCGTGTTCCAAGCCGCCCTCAACAAGTTCATGAAGGAGCAGATGGGCCCCGCCTACGATCAGCAGATGATGTCCGACCTTGACGCGGAGGTCAAaaaggccgccgcctcctcctccgcctccaagACCGAAACTAAGGACACCGACGTCGCGGACGCCTTGGCGAAGACCATCACCACCATTGCCAACGCCACCAAGGATGGCGCGGAAACTGCTGCCGCGCCCGTCGCAGAAGCCGGTACCAAGACTGCAGCTGCCGAATCCGGCTACAAGGCCGCCGACAAATCCGCTGCCGCGCCAGCTGCCGAATCCGACTACAAGGCCGCCCATAAATCCGCTGCCGAGCCCGCTGCCGCGCCCGCTGCCGAAGCCGCAACCGCGCCTGCTGCCGATGCCGCTTCCAAGCCCGCGGCTGCTGAATCCGGTTACAAGGCCAAGGCCGAAGCCGCTCCCGAGCCCGCAGCAGAATCCGCCACCAAGTCCGCTGCCAAGCCCGCAGCCGATGCCGCTGCCGAGCCCGCTGCGGAAGCGGCTACCAAGCCCGCAGATGGCAAAGCCGGCTACAAGGACTCCGCCGATGCCGCGACCAAGCCTGCTGCCGCAGGCGGCTACAATCTGTGAGCTGCTGGCGCTAGCTAGCTTTTCCCTTTCCCTTCCTTCATGCATTTAGCGGCGCGATCGACACAGTGCCATTGCATTAATAATTCCTTTTGTAATTTTTCTCTAGCATTTATGTGGTGGTGCATTGCATGGATGGATAATATGCAATCCCCCTGATAAGTCAGGATAAGGCCCTGTGAGCCGTGATAAATCTTCAGTTATGCTAATATATATAGTTGAACTGGTTTATTTTTCAGCTATATTCAAAAGAAACTAGCGGGttcacccgcgcatttgcgcggctagatattAATTATTTACTATTTATGTATTTTAGAGAACCATTTGTTGGCATTTGagtatttgtttttctgcgtggtTAAACCAACATAGTATACCATAAAATGTAACAAAATTTAGTTCGACAATACGTGCCATGCATGGATTATGTAATGATAATTGCAAATTTGAAATTTAATATGATGCCTTCGAAAGAAAATCACATTTACAGCTAACGATATAATATTGATGTATGCATTGAGGGCTACTTAGGTGTAGTTACATTGCTTAAATAAATGTACATTGTTTTTTGGCCTTTTCGCTCTGTTCGAGGCCTCTTCAGCCATGAAGCTATTCTCCAAGAGGGGCACGTTCCGTCACTATGCAACAATTGTACCTGTAGTCTGATGTCACTTGTTTTTTTTTCTAATGGTCCTTTTTTCCGCCTTTAATGAGTAGATCAAACCTGATTTTACGATATTACTTTGCTTGATTCTTCAAACCCCAACTCTCATGTCACTGAAGTAGGTGCGTGGTGACTATGATTTGGGTACACTTGTAGCCACTTGGAGTTGTTCCTACTAAAAGAACTTGATTGATTGATATTATACTATGGATGAAATCATCCAACTACCAtatcacactagtagaaaatagggctttcgtTCGGCCAgaaaaagagcatta
Above is a window of Triticum aestivum cultivar Chinese Spring chromosome 6B, IWGSC CS RefSeq v2.1, whole genome shotgun sequence DNA encoding:
- the LOC123133649 gene encoding pollen allergen Phl p 5b-like, which translates into the protein MPAEGGTPTDAAASTPAEAATPTDSAASTPAEGGTPDKAAAGYSDTTPAEQPAADGTKTAPGEGKATTVEQKFIEKMNQAYKKAVEAANVAEQEDKFSVFDATFNKEIKQCLAGMSAKFMAMIDRAFKIAYNSAAGAATAKEKFAMLFLTLTEALRFISATLDAHAIKPAMEEVVAGGVKAASGATQVIKKLDTVIKAASAAAKEAPKADRILVFQAALNKFMKEQMGPAYDQQMMSDLDAEVKKAAASSSASKTETKDTDVADALAKTITTIANATKDGAETAAAPVAEAGTKTAAAESGYKAADKSAAAPAAESDYKAAHKSAAEPAAAPAAEAATAPAADAASKPAAAESGYKAKAEAAPEPAAESATKSAAKPAADAAAEPAAEAATKPADGKAGYKDSADAATKPAAAGGYNL